One Paenibacillus riograndensis SBR5 DNA segment encodes these proteins:
- a CDS encoding PIN/TRAM domain-containing protein codes for MWKKLILMLAALCGAWSGYTLYHAAERGFPAGMDKLGDSLPVQGSILFAVLGAIIFLFAVTLCAEWGGSKLRETVQYYSRIPMNELAAGTAGLTGGLLLSLLLYPAMTWLGKAGELLQVAATLTFGYMGLRIGLEKKEELASLWTTGRWGQAPEPEGRGLEEHKILDTSVIIDGRIADICKTGFIEGTIVIPEFVLEELQHIADSSDLLKRNRGRRGLDILNKIQKELDVKVLIYEGDFEEISEVDSKLVKLAKVLRGKVVTNDFNLNKVCELQGVSVLNINDLANAVKPVVLPGEEIIVQVIKDGKEHGQGVAYLDDGTMIVVEGGREYIGTTMEVLVTSVLQTSAGRMIFAKPKLMEKAQ; via the coding sequence ATGTGGAAAAAATTAATTTTAATGCTTGCCGCATTATGCGGAGCTTGGTCAGGTTATACGCTATACCATGCGGCAGAAAGAGGATTCCCGGCAGGAATGGACAAACTGGGAGACAGCTTGCCCGTGCAGGGCAGTATTTTGTTTGCGGTGCTGGGTGCCATTATTTTTTTGTTTGCGGTGACTTTATGCGCGGAATGGGGAGGTTCGAAACTGCGGGAAACGGTGCAGTATTATTCGCGCATACCGATGAATGAACTGGCTGCAGGTACTGCAGGGCTTACGGGAGGACTCCTGTTATCCCTGCTGTTATATCCTGCAATGACCTGGCTTGGAAAGGCAGGAGAACTGCTGCAGGTGGCTGCTACGCTTACGTTCGGGTATATGGGGCTGCGGATTGGGCTGGAAAAGAAAGAGGAGCTGGCTTCGCTGTGGACAACCGGCCGTTGGGGACAAGCACCTGAGCCGGAAGGCCGCGGGCTGGAAGAACACAAGATTCTGGATACAAGCGTCATTATTGACGGACGGATTGCCGACATCTGCAAAACGGGATTTATCGAGGGAACCATCGTGATCCCGGAATTCGTTCTGGAGGAGCTGCAGCATATTGCCGATTCTTCGGATCTGCTGAAACGCAACCGCGGGCGGCGCGGGCTGGATATCCTGAACAAAATCCAAAAAGAGCTGGATGTGAAGGTTCTGATCTACGAAGGTGATTTTGAAGAAATCTCCGAAGTGGACAGCAAGCTGGTCAAGTTGGCAAAGGTGCTGCGCGGCAAGGTGGTCACCAATGATTTTAACCTGAATAAGGTATGTGAACTGCAGGGAGTGTCGGTTCTTAATATCAATGACCTGGCCAATGCGGTGAAGCCGGTGGTTCTCCCCGGTGAAGAGATTATTGTGCAAGTGATCAAGGATGGCAAGGAGCACGGGCAGGGCGTTGCCTATTTGGATGACGGAACCATGATTGTGGTAGAGGGCGGGCGTGAATATATCGGTACAACCATGGAGGTTCTGGTCACCAGTGTGCTGCAAACTTCGGCGGGACGGATGATCTTTGCCAAGCCAAAGCTGATGGAAAAAGCGCAATAA
- a CDS encoding nucleoside triphosphate pyrophosphohydrolase family protein, with product MSAPSLQAFQDQVSELLLRHRSLLDVMSKNGQSSASVNRAVVKAITECGCIQLHATKQVFEPGLGLEQAKELAGTHLQGELCENCREVVASELGRELFYMSALCNLLDINMDEVVEKGSQKCATLGLFNFS from the coding sequence ATGAGCGCACCAAGTTTACAGGCCTTCCAGGATCAAGTCTCCGAACTGCTGCTCCGTCACCGTAGTCTTCTGGATGTAATGTCCAAAAACGGGCAGAGCAGCGCTTCCGTCAATCGTGCAGTCGTCAAAGCTATTACCGAATGCGGCTGTATCCAGCTGCACGCCACGAAGCAGGTATTTGAGCCCGGTTTGGGGCTTGAACAAGCCAAGGAACTTGCAGGCACGCATCTCCAAGGGGAACTGTGCGAGAACTGCCGTGAGGTGGTGGCCTCGGAGCTGGGACGCGAGCTGTTCTATATGTCTGCCCTCTGCAATTTGCTTGATATTAATATGGACGAGGTTGTAGAAAAGGGATCGCAAAAATGCGCCACACTTGGATTGTTTAATTTCTCCTGA
- the ispD gene encoding 2-C-methyl-D-erythritol 4-phosphate cytidylyltransferase yields the protein MSNSVGAVIVAAGRGTRMGTVESKQYLLLQGKPIIVHTLEVFQRHPLISEIVLVTGKEDVDRCQEWVKAYRLDKVVSVVTGGSERQHSVHLGLRHLKTTWVMVHDGVRPFVQINEITACYEHAREIGASVLAVPVKDTIKQVDKDGKVLSTPDRRSLWAIQTPQTFRLSELLVAYESAERDGFLGTDDSSLAERSGIPVAVVEGSYANIKITTPEDLDFAEFTQRSRGEVQT from the coding sequence ATGTCAAACAGTGTAGGCGCCGTGATCGTGGCGGCAGGCAGAGGAACAAGAATGGGGACTGTGGAGAGCAAGCAGTACTTGCTGCTGCAGGGGAAACCTATTATCGTGCATACCCTGGAGGTATTTCAGCGGCATCCGCTGATCTCTGAAATCGTACTGGTTACAGGCAAAGAAGATGTGGACCGCTGCCAGGAGTGGGTTAAGGCCTACAGACTCGACAAAGTGGTATCTGTAGTGACCGGAGGCTCCGAACGCCAGCATTCCGTGCATTTAGGGCTGAGACACCTCAAGACAACTTGGGTAATGGTGCATGATGGGGTCCGTCCGTTTGTGCAGATTAACGAAATCACAGCCTGCTATGAGCATGCCAGGGAGATTGGTGCCTCAGTGCTTGCTGTACCGGTAAAAGATACGATCAAACAGGTGGACAAGGATGGCAAGGTGCTGTCTACACCGGATCGGCGAAGTCTGTGGGCGATTCAGACCCCGCAGACTTTTCGTCTGTCCGAACTGCTTGTAGCGTACGAATCGGCAGAGCGTGACGGATTTCTCGGCACCGATGATTCCAGTCTCGCGGAACGCAGCGGTATTCCGGTTGCTGTTGTGGAGGGGAGCTATGCCAACATTAAGATCACCACACCGGAGGATCTTGATTTCGCAGAATTTACACAAAGAAGCAGGGGAGAGGTACAAACATGA
- the disA gene encoding DNA integrity scanning diadenylate cyclase DisA, with protein MKELENMNDLLRMAAPGTPFREGLENVLRAKTGALIVVGYSPEVMEVVDGGFSINCDFSPNYLYELAKMDGAIILSEDLKRILYANTQLIPDSSISSIETGIRHRTAERVAKQTGKLVVSISQRRNIITLYQGSIRYALKEIGSILAKANQAIQTLEKYRAVLTQSLTNLSASEYEGIVTVAEVVGVIQRVEMVLRIKMEIKRYINELGNEGRLISMQMEELVGNTEEEAWLLYRDYAREEQEDKIREIIAGLKRTSDDDLMDDNHIARLLGYSSTAISSEEVVTPRGYRLLNKIPRLPNVIIHNLVERFEMLPNLMTASIAELDEVDGIGEVRARNIQDGLKRLQKQVLIDRQM; from the coding sequence ATGAAGGAATTAGAAAATATGAATGACCTGCTCAGAATGGCGGCGCCGGGAACACCCTTCCGGGAAGGCTTGGAGAATGTGCTACGCGCGAAGACAGGTGCGCTTATTGTTGTCGGATATAGTCCTGAAGTGATGGAAGTAGTAGATGGCGGTTTTTCCATCAATTGTGATTTTTCGCCCAATTATTTATATGAGCTGGCCAAAATGGACGGCGCGATTATATTAAGCGAGGATTTAAAGCGGATTCTCTATGCGAATACACAGCTGATTCCTGATTCCTCCATCTCCTCCATCGAGACTGGCATCCGGCACCGGACAGCCGAGCGTGTTGCCAAGCAGACAGGCAAGCTTGTAGTTTCCATCTCCCAGCGGCGGAACATCATCACGCTCTATCAGGGCTCCATCCGGTATGCGCTCAAAGAAATCGGATCGATTCTGGCCAAGGCCAATCAGGCGATTCAAACGCTGGAAAAATATAGAGCCGTGCTCACACAGAGCCTGACTAATCTCTCCGCTTCGGAATATGAGGGGATTGTCACTGTAGCTGAGGTAGTCGGAGTGATACAGCGTGTGGAAATGGTGCTGCGGATTAAGATGGAGATCAAGCGCTATATCAATGAGCTTGGCAATGAAGGGCGTCTTATCAGTATGCAAATGGAAGAACTGGTTGGAAATACAGAGGAAGAAGCATGGCTTCTGTACAGAGACTATGCCAGAGAGGAGCAGGAGGACAAAATCCGCGAAATTATCGCCGGACTCAAACGCACCAGCGATGATGATCTCATGGACGATAATCATATTGCCCGTTTGCTTGGATATTCCTCTACGGCGATTTCTTCAGAGGAAGTGGTGACGCCGCGCGGATACCGTCTGCTGAACAAAATTCCGCGGCTGCCGAATGTGATCATCCATAATCTGGTTGAACGGTTTGAAATGCTGCCTAACCTGATGACAGCCAGCATCGCCGAATTGGATGAGGTGGATGGCATCGGAGAAGTGCGTGCCCGCAATATTCAGGACGGACTAAAACGGCTGCAGAAGCAAGTTCTTATTGACAGACAAATGTAA
- the cysE gene encoding serine O-acetyltransferase — MFKHIKSDIRAVFDNDPAARSWFEVVFTYAGLHAIWAHRIAHSFYKRRWFTLARIVSQVSRFMTGVEIHPGATIGSRLFIDHGMGIVIGETCEIGDDVIIYQGVTLGGTGKEKGKRHPTVGNNVVIGSGAKVLGSFQIGDNCNIGSNAVVLREVPSNSTVVGNPGRVVKRNGERVSDRLDHTKMPDPLVDSLRFLQKEIEEIREQLGTEDKQKKEQRRLESQQYIGDYEI; from the coding sequence ATGTTTAAGCATATCAAGTCGGACATTCGGGCAGTATTCGACAACGATCCCGCAGCCCGCAGCTGGTTTGAGGTTGTCTTCACTTACGCCGGACTTCATGCGATTTGGGCACACCGGATAGCCCACTCTTTTTATAAGCGGCGTTGGTTTACACTTGCGCGTATCGTTTCCCAGGTGAGCAGATTCATGACCGGTGTTGAAATTCATCCGGGGGCAACGATCGGCAGCCGCCTGTTCATTGACCATGGAATGGGTATTGTAATCGGAGAGACCTGTGAAATCGGGGATGATGTAATTATCTATCAGGGAGTAACGCTAGGGGGAACGGGTAAAGAAAAAGGGAAACGTCATCCGACCGTAGGCAACAATGTGGTCATTGGCTCCGGCGCAAAAGTACTGGGATCGTTCCAGATCGGCGATAATTGCAATATCGGCTCCAATGCGGTTGTTCTCCGTGAGGTGCCAAGCAATAGTACGGTGGTAGGCAATCCTGGGCGGGTGGTCAAGCGCAATGGGGAACGGGTATCCGACAGGCTCGACCATACCAAGATGCCGGACCCGCTTGTCGATTCACTGCGTTTCCTGCAAAAAGAGATCGAAGAGATCAGAGAGCAACTCGGTACGGAAGACAAGCAGAAAAAAGAGCAGCGCCGGCTGGAAAGCCAACAGTATATTGGTGATTACGAAATTTAA
- the radA gene encoding DNA repair protein RadA, with protein MAKPKTKFFCTECGYESPKWFGKCPGCQAWNSMVEETESVVKTQGMTAPIFQSKEKAQSIINIESDKEPRILTGIGELNRVLGGGIVPGSLVLVGGDPGIGKSTLLLQTSHALTTQGLRVLYISGEESVRQTKLRADRLGALSAELYVLCETNMESIEEAIEQIQPQFLVIDSIQTVFMPEVTSAPGSVTQVRECTTRFMRIAKIRGIATVLVGHVTKEGAIAGPRMLEHMVDCVLYFEGERHHTYRLLRAVKNRFGSTNEIGIFEMGEIGLAEVENPSELFLSERPLGVAGSAVVASMEGTRPVLVELQALVAATHFPSPRRMCTGMDHQRMALIIAVLEKRMGMFLQNQDAYLNVAGGVKLDEPAIDLAVAVSIASSFRDISTKPYDVFFGEVGLTGEVRGVSRAETRVKEAAKLGFRRVIMPEKSMKGWKHPQDIQIIGVSTVADALAVALD; from the coding sequence ATGGCCAAACCAAAAACGAAATTTTTCTGCACCGAATGCGGCTATGAATCGCCGAAGTGGTTCGGTAAGTGTCCCGGCTGCCAGGCATGGAATTCCATGGTGGAAGAGACGGAAAGCGTAGTTAAAACACAAGGTATGACTGCACCGATTTTTCAGAGTAAAGAAAAGGCGCAATCGATCATAAATATAGAAAGTGATAAGGAGCCGCGTATCCTGACAGGCATTGGTGAGCTTAACCGTGTGCTTGGGGGAGGAATTGTGCCCGGCTCGCTGGTGCTGGTAGGCGGTGATCCAGGGATCGGTAAATCGACGCTCCTGCTGCAGACCTCCCATGCGCTGACCACCCAGGGATTGCGTGTACTGTATATTTCAGGAGAAGAGTCCGTCCGGCAGACAAAGCTGCGTGCAGATCGCCTAGGGGCGCTGTCGGCAGAGCTGTATGTGCTGTGTGAGACAAATATGGAGAGCATCGAAGAAGCCATTGAACAGATCCAGCCCCAATTTCTTGTCATTGACTCCATCCAGACCGTATTTATGCCGGAAGTGACAAGCGCGCCCGGCAGTGTGACGCAGGTTCGGGAATGTACAACAAGATTCATGCGGATTGCCAAAATTCGCGGAATTGCCACGGTTCTGGTAGGACATGTGACCAAAGAGGGGGCCATTGCCGGACCGCGGATGCTGGAGCATATGGTCGATTGTGTGCTCTATTTCGAAGGGGAGCGGCACCACACGTACCGGTTGCTGCGTGCGGTCAAAAACCGGTTTGGCTCCACGAATGAGATCGGAATTTTTGAGATGGGGGAAATCGGCCTTGCCGAGGTGGAGAATCCCTCGGAGCTCTTTTTGTCGGAGCGCCCGCTGGGAGTAGCCGGATCAGCCGTTGTTGCCAGTATGGAGGGCACCAGACCCGTGCTTGTCGAGCTTCAGGCGCTGGTAGCCGCCACCCATTTCCCTTCCCCGCGGCGGATGTGCACGGGCATGGATCATCAAAGAATGGCACTTATTATTGCGGTTCTCGAGAAACGGATGGGGATGTTTCTGCAGAACCAGGATGCTTACCTCAACGTTGCTGGAGGGGTGAAGCTGGATGAACCAGCCATTGATCTGGCGGTTGCCGTCAGTATTGCTTCCAGCTTCCGTGATATATCGACAAAACCTTACGATGTTTTTTTTGGCGAAGTTGGACTGACTGGAGAAGTAAGAGGCGTTTCCCGCGCGGAAACACGCGTCAAGGAGGCTGCCAAGCTGGGCTTCCGGAGAGTCATAATGCCCGAAAAAAGCATGAAAGGCTGGAAGCATCCGCAGGATATCCAGATTATTGGCGTCAGCACCGTAGCAGATGCACTAGCGGTCGCGTTAGATTAG
- the gltX gene encoding glutamate--tRNA ligase codes for MADQVRVRYAPSPTGHLHIGNARTALFNYLFARNLGGKFIIRIEDTDVKRNIAEGEESQLKYLKWLGMDWDESVDVGGEFGPYRQTERLDLYRVYWQELLDRGLAYRCYCTEEELEAEREEQAARGETPRYSGKHRNLTEEQQKAYEAEGRIASIRFRVPEDRTYTFDDIVKGSISFNSKEMGDFVIVKKDGIPTYNFAVAVDDHLMEISHVLRGEDHISNTPRQLMIYEALGWEAPLFGHMTLIVGDDHKKLSKRNESIIQFIEQYDQLGYLPEALFNFIALLGWSPEGEEEIFSKEELISIFTANRLSKSPAVFDTNKLAHLNNHYIKHADPKRIAALAIPHLQQAGRLPASLNEEQQAWAESLVALYQEQMTSASNIVELSELFFRSHVELETEAAQILAESQVPEVLSAFLAKVEATGEFTASNMAVLIKEVQKETGHKGKALFMPIRVALTGQTHGRDLNATIVLLGRNRVIERLKSQIKGA; via the coding sequence ATGGCAGATCAAGTCCGGGTGCGTTACGCACCAAGCCCTACGGGACATTTACATATCGGAAATGCCAGAACGGCATTGTTCAATTATCTGTTCGCCCGCAATCTGGGCGGCAAATTCATTATCCGGATCGAAGATACGGACGTAAAGCGCAACATTGCTGAGGGGGAAGAAAGCCAACTCAAATATTTGAAGTGGCTGGGAATGGATTGGGATGAAAGCGTGGATGTCGGTGGTGAATTTGGACCATACCGCCAGACTGAACGTTTGGATCTGTACCGCGTATACTGGCAGGAGCTGCTTGACCGCGGTCTTGCATACCGCTGCTACTGCACCGAAGAAGAGCTGGAAGCGGAACGTGAAGAGCAGGCTGCACGCGGCGAGACTCCGCGTTATTCCGGCAAGCACCGGAATCTGACCGAGGAGCAGCAGAAGGCGTATGAAGCGGAAGGACGCATTGCAAGCATCCGTTTCCGTGTACCGGAGGACCGCACTTATACCTTTGATGATATCGTAAAGGGCAGCATTTCTTTTAATAGCAAAGAGATGGGCGACTTTGTCATTGTGAAGAAGGATGGAATACCAACCTATAACTTCGCTGTGGCTGTAGATGACCATCTGATGGAAATAAGCCATGTCCTGCGCGGCGAAGACCATATCTCCAATACACCCCGCCAGCTGATGATTTATGAGGCCCTTGGCTGGGAGGCGCCGCTGTTTGGACATATGACGCTGATTGTCGGTGATGACCACAAGAAGCTGAGCAAACGCAACGAATCCATTATTCAGTTCATCGAGCAGTATGATCAGCTCGGCTATTTGCCGGAAGCGCTGTTCAACTTCATTGCTCTGCTGGGCTGGTCTCCGGAAGGCGAGGAGGAGATCTTCAGCAAAGAAGAGCTGATTTCTATCTTCACCGCGAACCGTCTCTCCAAGAGTCCGGCTGTTTTTGATACGAATAAGCTCGCGCATTTGAACAACCACTATATCAAGCATGCCGATCCGAAGCGGATTGCGGCTTTGGCCATTCCCCATCTGCAGCAAGCCGGAAGATTGCCGGCATCGCTGAATGAGGAACAGCAGGCTTGGGCGGAAAGTCTGGTGGCGCTGTACCAGGAGCAGATGACTTCCGCGTCGAATATCGTGGAGTTGTCAGAGCTGTTTTTCCGCAGCCATGTAGAGCTTGAAACAGAAGCCGCCCAGATTCTGGCCGAAAGCCAGGTTCCTGAGGTCCTGTCCGCTTTCCTGGCCAAGGTGGAAGCCACCGGTGAGTTTACTGCCAGCAACATGGCCGTTCTGATTAAGGAAGTGCAGAAGGAGACCGGACATAAGGGCAAAGCGCTGTTTATGCCGATTCGTGTCGCTTTAACCGGACAAACGCATGGCCGTGATTTAAACGCTACCATCGTGCTACTGGGCCGAAACCGGGTCATTGAACGTCTGAAATCGCAGATCAAAGGGGCTTAA
- the clpC gene encoding ATP-dependent protease ATP-binding subunit ClpC, whose product MMFGRFTERAQKVLALAQEEAVRLGHNNIGTEHILLGLIREGDGIAAKALIGLGLGLEKIQDEVETLIGRGQEQPTNIAYTPRAKKVIELSMDEARKLGHTYVGTEHILLGLIREGEGVAARVLNNLGISLNKARQQVLQLLGSSEATSSHSGTPANVSTPTLDGLARDLTAYAKDGNLDPVIGRSKEIERVIQVLSRRTKNNPVLIGEPGVGKTAIAEGLAQKIINNEIPETLRDKRVMTLDMGSVVAGTKYRGEFEDRLKKIMDEIRQAGNIVLFIDELHTLIGAGGAEGAIDASNILKPALARGELQCIGATTLDEYRKYIEKDAALERRFQPITVDQPSPEEAVQILYGLRDRYEAHHRVKITDEAIVEAVKLSDRYISDRFLPDKAIDLIDEAGSKVRLNSYTIPPNLKELEMRLDDIRKEKDSAVQSQEFEKAAALRDTEQKIREELDTTKNQWKEKQGRTDSQVTPEDIAQVVASWTGIPVSKLKEEETDRLLNMEALLHERVIGQDEAVKAVSRALRRARAGLKDPKRPMGSFIFLGPTGVGKTELARALAEAMFGDENAVVRIDMSEYMEKHSTSRLVGAPPGYVGYEEGGQLTEKVRRKPYSVVLLDEIEKAHPEVFNILLQVLEDGRLTDSKGRVVDFRNTLIILTSNVGAQAIKKNSTLGFTAVQDAGADYNNMKGKVMEELKKSFRPEFLNRIDEIIVFHSLEEKHIAEIVTLMSDELRKRLREYDVDFMLTDGAKAFLAKEGYDPAFGARPLRRAIQKHIEDRLSEELLKGNIKKGDSLKIDEVNGELVVTTVEPPIAVTTENEVGTE is encoded by the coding sequence ATGATGTTTGGAAGATTTACGGAACGCGCACAAAAGGTGCTCGCACTGGCGCAGGAAGAAGCCGTTCGTTTGGGACACAACAACATTGGGACAGAACATATTTTGCTCGGACTGATTCGTGAAGGAGACGGCATCGCCGCCAAGGCTTTGATTGGTCTGGGTCTGGGTCTTGAGAAAATCCAGGACGAAGTGGAAACACTGATCGGCCGGGGACAAGAACAGCCTACAAACATTGCTTATACTCCTCGTGCCAAAAAGGTTATCGAGCTGTCGATGGATGAAGCCCGCAAGCTGGGCCACACTTATGTCGGAACAGAGCATATTCTGCTCGGTCTGATCCGTGAAGGCGAAGGTGTAGCCGCCCGTGTACTCAATAACCTCGGAATCAGCCTGAATAAAGCCCGCCAGCAGGTGCTTCAGCTTCTGGGCAGCAGCGAAGCTACTTCGAGCCACAGCGGGACGCCAGCCAATGTCAGCACGCCTACGCTGGATGGCCTGGCCCGTGATTTGACCGCTTATGCCAAAGACGGCAACCTTGATCCGGTCATTGGCCGCAGCAAGGAGATTGAGCGTGTGATTCAGGTGCTCAGCCGCCGGACCAAAAACAATCCGGTGCTGATTGGTGAACCCGGGGTAGGTAAAACAGCGATCGCCGAAGGTTTGGCACAGAAGATCATCAACAACGAAATTCCGGAAACTCTGCGTGACAAACGCGTAATGACCCTGGATATGGGTTCTGTGGTTGCCGGCACGAAATACCGCGGTGAGTTCGAAGACCGCCTCAAAAAAATTATGGATGAGATTCGCCAGGCAGGGAACATTGTGCTCTTCATTGATGAGCTGCATACCCTGATCGGCGCAGGCGGTGCGGAAGGCGCCATTGACGCTTCCAACATTCTGAAGCCTGCACTCGCCCGTGGAGAGTTGCAATGCATTGGTGCTACCACGCTGGATGAATACCGCAAATACATTGAGAAGGACGCCGCGCTAGAGCGCCGGTTCCAGCCGATCACAGTGGATCAGCCTTCTCCGGAAGAAGCCGTGCAAATTCTCTACGGTCTGCGTGACCGCTATGAAGCCCATCACCGGGTGAAGATCACAGATGAAGCCATCGTGGAAGCTGTGAAGCTTTCCGACCGCTATATTTCTGACCGCTTCCTGCCGGATAAGGCCATTGACCTGATTGATGAAGCAGGTTCCAAGGTAAGACTTAATTCTTACACTATCCCGCCAAATCTGAAGGAACTGGAAATGCGCCTGGACGATATCCGCAAGGAAAAGGATTCCGCTGTGCAGAGCCAAGAATTCGAGAAAGCAGCTGCACTGCGCGATACTGAACAGAAGATCCGTGAGGAACTGGATACTACCAAAAACCAATGGAAAGAAAAACAGGGACGTACCGATTCCCAGGTAACGCCAGAGGATATTGCTCAGGTGGTTGCCAGCTGGACAGGTATTCCTGTCAGCAAGCTGAAGGAAGAAGAAACGGACCGGCTGCTGAATATGGAAGCTCTGCTCCATGAACGTGTTATTGGCCAGGATGAAGCCGTGAAGGCTGTCAGCCGGGCACTGCGCCGGGCGCGTGCAGGTCTTAAAGACCCGAAACGTCCTATGGGTTCCTTCATCTTCCTCGGACCAACCGGGGTAGGTAAAACCGAGCTGGCCCGTGCGCTTGCAGAAGCAATGTTCGGTGATGAAAATGCGGTTGTCCGTATCGATATGTCGGAGTACATGGAGAAGCATTCCACTTCCCGTCTGGTCGGGGCGCCTCCAGGGTATGTCGGTTATGAAGAAGGCGGACAATTGACCGAGAAGGTCCGCCGCAAGCCATATTCTGTAGTGCTCCTGGACGAAATTGAGAAGGCGCATCCGGAGGTATTCAATATTCTGCTGCAGGTGCTGGAAGACGGCCGTTTGACCGATTCCAAAGGCCGTGTAGTCGACTTCCGCAACACTCTGATCATTCTGACCTCCAACGTTGGGGCACAGGCAATCAAAAAGAACTCGACGCTTGGATTTACAGCGGTGCAGGATGCAGGAGCGGATTACAACAACATGAAGGGCAAAGTCATGGAAGAACTCAAGAAGAGCTTCCGCCCTGAGTTCCTGAACCGTATTGACGAAATCATTGTCTTCCACTCCCTGGAGGAAAAGCATATTGCCGAAATCGTCACGCTCATGTCCGATGAATTGCGCAAGCGGCTGCGTGAATATGATGTGGACTTTATGCTTACAGATGGCGCTAAGGCCTTCCTGGCCAAAGAAGGCTACGATCCTGCCTTTGGTGCCCGTCCACTGCGCCGGGCCATCCAAAAGCATATCGAAGACCGTCTTTCCGAAGAGCTGCTGAAGGGCAACATCAAGAAGGGGGATTCCCTCAAGATTGATGAAGTAAACGGTGAGCTTGTGGTAACCACAGTGGAACCGCCGATAGCCGTCACTACGGAAAATGAGGTTGGAACCGAATAA
- the ispF gene encoding 2-C-methyl-D-erythritol 2,4-cyclodiphosphate synthase, with protein sequence MIAVGQGFDVHQLVEGRPCIIGGVTIPYEKGLLGHSDADVLLHAVSDAILGALGLGDIGRHFPDTDPAFKDADSLKLLEQVWALARERGYKLGNIDSTIIAQKPKMAPYIPQMTEIIASALGAETSKVNVKATTTEQLGFTGRGEGIAAQSIVCLLQDVISS encoded by the coding sequence ATGATTGCTGTAGGACAAGGTTTCGATGTACACCAGTTGGTGGAAGGAAGGCCATGCATTATTGGCGGTGTCACCATTCCCTATGAAAAAGGATTGCTTGGACATTCCGATGCCGATGTGCTGCTGCATGCGGTGAGCGATGCCATTCTGGGCGCACTGGGGCTTGGCGATATCGGCAGGCATTTTCCCGATACCGACCCGGCGTTCAAGGATGCGGACAGTCTGAAGCTGCTGGAGCAGGTGTGGGCACTTGCCCGTGAGCGCGGCTATAAGCTCGGAAATATCGACTCCACGATTATTGCCCAGAAGCCAAAGATGGCGCCGTATATCCCGCAAATGACCGAGATTATTGCGAGTGCACTGGGTGCCGAGACATCGAAGGTGAACGTAAAAGCAACCACCACCGAACAGCTTGGCTTCACCGGACGCGGAGAAGGAATTGCGGCACAATCTATTGTCTGTCTGCTCCAAGATGTGATATCATCTTGA
- the pssA gene encoding CDP-diacylglycerol--serine O-phosphatidyltransferase — translation MIQKSIPSLFTIGNLMLGMFGIMMAFDGKLSMAAIMVIIAMLLDGLDGRVARALKCESEFGKELDSLSDVVSFGVAPALIMYITSLQDLNSALGWTVAAIFPVFGALRLARFNVRPGIPGYFVGLPIPAAGGVLATLALFHKDVSAPYMIVATLLLSYLMVSTVKYPNFKKVGLPKKAVVGSPVVIVIAVAVAVIFPEQISKVIFVLLALYALYGFKQNIDRLTARRRHRRRRRAEDKVYQSKNG, via the coding sequence ATGATACAAAAATCAATTCCGAGTTTATTTACCATTGGTAACTTAATGCTTGGGATGTTTGGTATCATGATGGCGTTTGACGGTAAACTGAGCATGGCCGCTATCATGGTGATTATCGCTATGCTGTTAGACGGGCTGGACGGTCGTGTTGCTCGGGCGCTGAAATGCGAAAGTGAATTTGGCAAGGAGCTGGACTCTTTATCCGATGTCGTTTCGTTCGGAGTAGCGCCTGCTCTAATCATGTATATTACAAGCCTGCAGGATTTGAATTCTGCATTAGGCTGGACTGTAGCAGCGATTTTTCCGGTATTCGGTGCGCTTCGGCTGGCCCGTTTCAATGTCCGTCCCGGCATTCCGGGTTATTTTGTAGGGCTTCCGATTCCTGCTGCGGGCGGGGTGCTGGCTACACTGGCGCTTTTTCATAAAGATGTGTCGGCTCCGTATATGATTGTTGCTACGCTGCTGCTGTCCTATCTCATGGTCAGCACGGTTAAATATCCCAATTTCAAAAAGGTTGGCCTGCCCAAAAAGGCAGTTGTAGGCTCTCCTGTAGTTATTGTGATCGCGGTTGCGGTTGCTGTGATTTTTCCGGAACAAATCTCCAAGGTGATTTTTGTACTGCTTGCGTTATATGCGCTGTATGGATTTAAGCAAAATATCGACCGGCTGACGGCCCGCCGCCGTCACCGCCGCAGACGCCGCGCAGAAGATAAAGTATATCAATCCAAGAATGGATAA